Proteins encoded by one window of Tamandua tetradactyla isolate mTamTet1 chromosome 24, mTamTet1.pri, whole genome shotgun sequence:
- the LOC143668553 gene encoding olfactory receptor 6M1-like, with the protein MVTEIILIGIPTTRATGGLLFFIFLLAYLVTILGNMLIIILILVDYRLHSPMYFFLSNLSFSEILTTTCVVPKMLACFLLEKKSISFGECFAQLYFYFLSGCTEFILFAVMSYDRYVAICSPLQYPMIMTSSLCVHLVIFSWVGSFLLILPSTILKAVLPFCGPNEIDHFFCDSAPLLHLACADIRAIELLDFLSSFVLLTGSLSLTVISYVYIISTILKIPSGQGQRKAFATCASHFTVVSMGYGISIFVYVRPSQKSSLHLNKILFILSSVITPLLNPFIFSLRNETMRDALKDTLAKGQDFIRGMKSKSGNP; encoded by the coding sequence ATGGTGACAGAGATTATTCTCATTGGAATACCTACAACCAGAGCCACTGGTGGactccttttcttcatttttttactgGCTTATTTAGTGACAATCCTTGGAAACATGCTCATCATTATCCTGATTCTCGTGGATTATAGGCTTCACtcacccatgtatttcttccttagCAATCTCTCTTTCAGCGAAATATTAACTACCACATGTGTTGTTCCCAAGATGTTGGCATGTTTTCTGTTAGAGAAGAAGAGCATCTCCTTTGGTGAATGCTTTGCCCAGCTCTATTTCTACTTCCTCTCTGGATGTACTGAGTTCATCCTTTTTGCCGTCatgtcctatgaccgctatgtagcCATTTGCAGCCCCCTTCAGTACCCTATGATTATGACCAGCTCACTGTGTGTCCATCTTGTGATATTCTCCTGGGTCGGCAGCTTTCTCCTTATTCTCCCATCCACCATTCTTAAGGCAGTCCTGCCATTCTGTGGCCCCAATGAAATAgatcactttttctgtgacagTGCCCCCCTACTCCACTTAGCCTGTGCTGACATACGTGCCATTGAGCTATTGGATTTCCTcagttcttttgttttgcttaccGGCTCCCTCTCACTTACTGTCATCTCCTATGTATACATCATCTCCACCATTCTGAAGATACCCTCAGGCCAAGGTCAACGCAAAGCCTTTGCCACCTGTGCCTCTCATTTCACCGTAGTCTCCATGGGCTATGGGATTTCCATCTTTGTCTATGTCCGGCCCTCACAAAAGAGCAGCCTGCACCTCAACAAAATTCTGTTTATCCTTTCCAGTGTCATCACACCTCTCCTGAATCCCTTCATCTTCAGTCTACGGAATGAAACCATGAGAGATGCACTGAAGGACACCTTAGCTAAGGGACAGGACTTCATCAGGGGGATGAAGTCCAAGTCAGGGAACCCTTGA